The DNA sequence GCCGGGCACCACGCCGATCTGCGCGGCCGGGCTGTCGATCCCGTAGGTGAGCACCTTCGGCAGCTTTTCCGCCACGAAGCTGGCCTCCACATCGTCAGCATTCACCACCGCCATGCGTGCGGAGCGCAGGAAATCGCGGAACAGCACGCGCAGCTGCTCCATGCTCTTGTGGTCGAGGCTGACGTTGAGCAGCACGGCGACCTGCGGCCGGTAAAGCGCGATCGATCCGTCGCTTTCGTCCACTTCGCTGACGAAGGTCTCGCCCCGGCCCACGCGCGCGCTGGCGAAGGGGGCGTCGGCGGTGGCGAAGTTCTTCATCACCGCGCCGTTCATGATCGTGGGATCGGTGCCGGCCTGCAGCATGATCCAGCCGAGCATGCCGGTGACGGTGCTCTTGCCGCTGGTGCCGCCCACCGCCACCCCTTGCCCGGCCGCATTGAACAGCTGCGCGAGCAGTTCGGCCCGGCTCATGCGCGGGCAGCCCAGCTCCTTCGCGCGGACGACTTCCGGCACGCTGTCTTCCACCGCCGCCGAAGCGACGAGCGTCTGGCGAGGGGAAGTGATGCCACTGCCGTCCTGCGGGAAGAGGGTGAAGCCCTGCCGTTCCAGCCATGCGAACTTCGCGGGGTTGAGCCCCTGGTCCCGGCTGCGGTCCGACCCGGCAACCTCGGCACCCCGGCCGCGCAGGATGGTAGCCAGCGGCAGCATGCCCGAACCGCCGATGCCAACGAAGAACCACGGGTGATCGGTCAGCGTAGCGGCGTCATTCATGCACTATCTGCTATGCGCGCCCTCTCGACTTTACAACTCGCAAAGCTACCAGTCGCGCATGAGCCGTATCGCCATCTGCGCACCCGCCACACCGATCACCCGCGAACTGGCGGAGCGCGTGAGCGCGCTGGCGGCGGAATTCCCTTCGCTGGAGCTTGCCTTCCACGAGCAGTGCTTTGTCGAACAGGGGCATTTCGCCGGGGCGGACGAGCTGCGGCTGGCGGCGCTGCTGGACTGCGCGAGCGACCCGGCGGTGGACGCCGTGTGGTTCGCGCGGGGCGGCTATGGCGCCAACCGCATCGCCTCTGCGGCAATCTCGCGCATGGGCCCGGCGGCGCGGGACAAGGCGTTCCTCGGCTATTCGGACGCGGGCTATCTGCTGGCAGGGCTCTACCGCGCCGGCATCGGCCGATCGGTGCATGGGCCGATGCCGATGGACCTGCGGCGCGACGGCGGGGAGCAGGCGGTGCGCCGCAGCCTGGCGTTTCTGGCGGGGGAGCCGATCGAACCCGATCACTCGCTGGCGCAGCGGCCGGTGGTGGCCTTCAACCTGATGACGCTCGCCATGCTGTGCGGCACCGATCTGATGCCCGACCTCGCCGGCCATGTGGTGATGGTGGAGGAAGTGGCCGAGCATCTCTATGCCATCGACCGGCTGTTCTTCCACGTTACGCAGCATCTTGGGGGGATCGCCGGGCTGCGGCTGGGGCGGGTGAGCGATGTGCCGGAGAACGACCGGCCCTTTGGCGCGCAGCCGGAGGAAATCGCCCGGTACTGGTGCGCGCGGGCCGGTATTCCCTACCTCGGCAGCGCCGACATCGGGCATGACGCGCAGAACCGGATCGTGCCGTTCGGGGTTGCGGCATCGCAGCGGCTCCCATAGGCGCGGCAACCCGATCAGGAGGACAGGATGACCGCATTCGTATTTCCCGGCCAGGGCAGCCAGAAGGTGGGCATGGGCGCCGAACTCGCCGAGGCGAGCGCGGCAGCGCGCGAAGTGTTCCAGGAAGTGGACGAGGCGCTGGGCCAGAACCTTTCCCGCATTATGCGCGAAGGGCCGGAAGAGGAACTGACGCTGACCGAGAATGCCCAGCCGGCGATCATGGCGCATGCCATCGCCGTGCTGCGCGTGCTGGAGAAGGAAGGCGGCATTGCGATCGCCGCCAAGGGCGAATGCGTCGCCGGCCATTCGCTGGGTGAATACACCGCGCTGGCCGCGGCGGGCGCCTTCTCGCTCGCGGATACGGCGCGGCTGCTGAAGCTGCGCGGGCAGGCGATGCAGGCGGCTGTTCCGGTGGGCGTGGGCGCGATGTGCGCATTGCTGGGCGCGGATCTGGAAAAGACGACCAAGCTCGCCGAAGCCGCCGCCGAAGGGCAGGTGTGCGAAATCGCCAATGACAATGATCCGGGGCAGGTGGTGCTTTCGGGCCACCGCGAAGCGATCGAGCGCGCAGTGGCACTGGCCAAGGAATACGGCTGCAAGCGCGGCGTGCTGCTGCCCGTGTCCGCCCCCTTCCACTGCTCGCTGATGCAGCCCGCGGCCGAGGCCATGGCCGAGGCGCTGGGCCGGACCCCGCCGCAGGTGATGCGCCTGCCGGTCTATGCCAATGTCACTGCCGGCCTGGTCAGCGATCCGGCGGTGGAGCGCGAACTGCTGGTGCAGCAGGTCACCGGCCGGGTACGCTGGCGCGAAAGCGTGATCGCGATGAAGGAAGCGGGCGTAAGCCGCTTCGTGGAACTGGGCGGCAAGGTCGTCGGCCCCATGATCGGCCGCACGGTGGAGGACGTCACCGTCACCAGCGTGCAGACCATGGCCGACATCGAAGCGCTGGCGAAGGAGATTTGATGGCGCGCGCAGAGGCGCAGAGGCGGGGAGATCATGGATCAACCCGTTGATGCGCTGAGCGGCGCCGTCGTCACCGAAGCGATCCGGATTCATCGGGAGCTTGGCCCCGGCCTGCTGGAGAGCGTTTATGAGCTCGTCTTGGCCGGCGCGCTCGCGCGAAGAGGCATCGAAGTCGAGCGGCAGACGCCGGTCGATATCGAGTTCGACGGGCTGCGCTTCGCCGCCGCCTTTCGCATAGATCTGCTGGTCGGCGGCAAGCTGATCGTGGAGATCAAGTCTGTCGAGGCGCTCAGGGCCGTCCACGCCAAGCAATTGCTGACGTACCTGCGCCTGACCCACCGTTCGGTGGGCCTTCTGTTGAATTTTTCCGGCGAAACGATGAAGGAAGGCATTCGCCGGGTGGTCAACAACCATCGTCCGCAATCTTGAATCTTTGCGCCTCCGCGCCTTTGCGCG is a window from the Altererythrobacter sp. B11 genome containing:
- a CDS encoding glutamate ligase domain-containing protein, which codes for MNDAATLTDHPWFFVGIGGSGMLPLATILRGRGAEVAGSDRSRDQGLNPAKFAWLERQGFTLFPQDGSGITSPRQTLVASAAVEDSVPEVVRAKELGCPRMSRAELLAQLFNAAGQGVAVGGTSGKSTVTGMLGWIMLQAGTDPTIMNGAVMKNFATADAPFASARVGRGETFVSEVDESDGSIALYRPQVAVLLNVSLDHKSMEQLRVLFRDFLRSARMAVVNADDVEASFVAEKLPKVLTYGIDSPAAQIGVVPGTAEYGPTGLRAAVIDRRDGTAHPLVLSMPGRHNLSNALAAIAGAAAAGVEVEAAVRALRGFAGLARRFDIIGTSPSGITVIDDFGHNPEKCRATLRTLKAHEGRVIAFFQPHGYGPLRQMGHELARTFARELGPDDVTILCDPVYFGGTVDRSEGSERIVEMIRAAGGRAEYIADRAECGARIRELAAPGDRIAVMGARDDTLTTFARDLLAALP
- a CDS encoding LD-carboxypeptidase, whose product is MSRIAICAPATPITRELAERVSALAAEFPSLELAFHEQCFVEQGHFAGADELRLAALLDCASDPAVDAVWFARGGYGANRIASAAISRMGPAARDKAFLGYSDAGYLLAGLYRAGIGRSVHGPMPMDLRRDGGEQAVRRSLAFLAGEPIEPDHSLAQRPVVAFNLMTLAMLCGTDLMPDLAGHVVMVEEVAEHLYAIDRLFFHVTQHLGGIAGLRLGRVSDVPENDRPFGAQPEEIARYWCARAGIPYLGSADIGHDAQNRIVPFGVAASQRLP
- the fabD gene encoding ACP S-malonyltransferase, which codes for MTAFVFPGQGSQKVGMGAELAEASAAAREVFQEVDEALGQNLSRIMREGPEEELTLTENAQPAIMAHAIAVLRVLEKEGGIAIAAKGECVAGHSLGEYTALAAAGAFSLADTARLLKLRGQAMQAAVPVGVGAMCALLGADLEKTTKLAEAAAEGQVCEIANDNDPGQVVLSGHREAIERAVALAKEYGCKRGVLLPVSAPFHCSLMQPAAEAMAEALGRTPPQVMRLPVYANVTAGLVSDPAVERELLVQQVTGRVRWRESVIAMKEAGVSRFVELGGKVVGPMIGRTVEDVTVTSVQTMADIEALAKEI
- a CDS encoding GxxExxY protein, with the protein product MDQPVDALSGAVVTEAIRIHRELGPGLLESVYELVLAGALARRGIEVERQTPVDIEFDGLRFAAAFRIDLLVGGKLIVEIKSVEALRAVHAKQLLTYLRLTHRSVGLLLNFSGETMKEGIRRVVNNHRPQS